A window of Drosophila sulfurigaster albostrigata strain 15112-1811.04 chromosome X, ASM2355843v2, whole genome shotgun sequence genomic DNA:
AGTCagcattgctgttgttgttgttattgttgttgttgttgttgttgtcgtcatcaGCGTCAGGCGGAGAGTCGCGCAAATATCTTAAAGCAGAACCTATCCAACTAGATATTTTTTTGGGCGCTTCGTTACACAAAATCACGAAGCGAGTCGTGCACGACTATTTTGCGTGAGTTGAGCGCATGATCAGCTGCAGctccaactgcagcagcagcagccgcttcAACCAGCAActagcaaccagcaacagcgaccagcaacatcaacagcagcgatGCGCCTTGGgctcgctgttgctgttgctgatgttgcagctgctAAGGTTCAAGTCGATCGCATTTTTATTAGCCCAAAActgaaactaaataaaagaaacaagaaatacaaaaaaaaactctctTTAGTCAacaatatcaatttcaatttcagtcgCTGACCAATGCGGTGATTGGCACACgtcaacaaccacagcaagtgcaacagcaacaccaacaccaacagcaacagcaacaactcttCAAAGAGTCGAAAGTCACACGCTCTGACAAATTCCATTGCTGATCAgtcaagttgttgctgctgctgctgctgctgctgttgctgttgcagccaGAAGGTGGCAACTGTTTGCAAGTTTAACATAGCAcgaaaaactaatttaaatttaaatgttaaattcaCGTAGCAAAATGCGAATTCAcagactcgactcgactcgactcaagtCGAGTCAAGTTGAATTGAGTCGAGACATGTGTGAGacttgtttattgttgttgtagttgttgttgtgtgtgctgtgtgtgttgtgtgtgtgtgttattgcTGACACTTGAACGCTTCAAAGGTTATCGCTGGCAATTAGcatgccaacagcaacagcaacagcatcaacagcaacagcagcaacgacagcgacagcgacaacaaacgAATTGACCCCAACTAACTTGTGTGCTCacgccaacaacaattgttgtgCCACACgcccccacacacactcacattcacacacacacacattaacgCTCTTACACACTTTCATACCCACTAATACAATACAACAACGTTtagcatataaatatatatattatataagtaAATCAACTTCTTGCTCATACattttacaacaacaaaaatctgctaaaatcaagaacaaaaccttaaatcaataatttttgataacaaaattgaaccaatattaaatcaagatcaaaattctacaaaaacattaaatttagctaacagcaaaaataccagaatcaagaaagaaagctacagtggaGAATGCTCGAATTTGAAATACCCGCTGTTACCCGTtagtctttaaatataccaaattaatatgtcccaaaaatactaagaaataCCGAAGAAAATTTGCACTTCCAAGATTTCAAATTCATGTTTTAAGAAACAGGAacaaaattcttgaatttgaGAGATTTTACATCTTAAAAAAAGGTAGttttaatcttaaaacaataattagaGCATGAAATCTGATTTGAAAAATTCTTCAATCTGgaaatcttatttcaagatttattttaaatggatAACTCAAAATTTGCAATCTACTTTTTAATCTACAtttgttaattatattatatttataactcTAGTAGAAATAGAACACAatctacaataataatataaatctgtttctttatttttggtagaaattgtattatttcttccaattatattttttgttttttcgaaATGACTTCAATTAAAGAATGGAGTTGAATTTTAATACCTCTAtacttctttttcttctctgCCTCTTTCCCTCCCTCTGatccttcttcttctccctTCTCTACTCCCCCATGTGCTCCTATTTCTTCATCTGTTTGTGTTCCTCTTTCGGCTCCCTTACTATGTTCCTCTGCTCCTCCTTCTATGCCTTCCTCTGCTTTAATCTCTGCCTTTTCCTTCCTCCCATTTGGCTGGACATTTATATCCTTTGACTGCAAATTGGCGACTCCTTCCTTCGGCATCTCGAGTCTCTTGGCATAGTAGTGACACAATTCGACAGTCAGGAAGCACTTTTTGCAGAATTTGTCCCTTCGAGTGATCGATGCCAATGTGGAGACGTCTTCAGGACTGTCTGAGGCATGCGCCTTCTTGTAGGCTACGAGAAATCTGGCATCGTTGAAGTGTGGGTTCAAATACGATAAAGAATGCGTTGATGCAGAATGGTTCTTTGAATTCTATTCGAGGACAATGTGTTCACATTGATTACAATTAAAGTTAGAAAACTTACGGTAGAAGAACGCTTTGACATTGCAAAtctaactaaattaaaaagacaacaactCTTATCaacttattaaataattgacaaGTGAAACAAGGATAAAGAGATGTCAACAGATGTTTAGCATACTCGACAGCAATTATCGCTCTTGACACAACAAAATCTGGTAACATTAGCAGGTAAACTTACAAATaagatatttataatttgaaacaaatttgtatgtattgttTTACTGTTGAGGAGATCTATGGGATGATACAATTCTTACGATTTATCAGTAATCAGTTGCTTCTCATTCAATTTAGTGTAAAAATAGCTAATAAATACCAAcgttttatgcaaatgtggtcacacttttcaataaaacagTTGACTGCTGAATATGCCTGTTTCTATTTGCTTTATCAGTGCTTTTTGCATAAACGAGAAGTCATAAAACATGTTTAACCCTTTTGCCCTTTGTCGGTATTACAATTACGctaaatttgttcaatttttaatattattgttttgaaagctgcataaataaaactaactCTTAAGTACTTCTTaactacccattttcaataaaagcgtactcaaaaaaaaaactaaatgaatataccaaaaaatactaaatatttatttggtatatcgatatagtactgcattcaaaaataCTATGTTCAAAATTAgtacgatataccaaatatattcttCGGTATGttgtatataccatagagtactaaatataccaaattgtcaacgacaaaataaatgctaaaatgcatatttggtATGTAGATATAGTACTAGATTCAAAGGTATTCAGaggtactatattgatataccaaatatattcttcggtatattgtatataccatagagtacaaaatataccgaaatgtcaACTTAGCCCCGACACAAACAACCGTTTTTTGGCCTTATTTCACTATATGACATAAAATGcagttgcttttattgcaaatataatatatatgaaaaattagACAATAATTGAACTTTATATtctttactttaatataatatattattatttaaactggTTTACTTAGTGAGATAAAgaaataaagttgaaaattttaCCTACAATGTGGCgatatattattcattttttactatatttttcgAAGGATATACTACATACTACTTTaccgaacaaaaaaaaagtgctgcaATTAGAAAACCGTTAACTTAggaattactttttaattttgttattattagtCGCATATCTAAGTTCTTAACtgtgtatatgtattattattgtatttattgtaaaagttttatttCCCAACTGCAAAATGGAAGTGTGGATGGATTTCGAGGGTTAGTTTTTGCTGTCAGAAAGGAAACACAAGTGATGCACAGTGTGGGGCTAATAAAAATAGTatcatgttgcatgcaacaagcAGTCAAAGAATGCCTGCAACAAGCACACAAAGACAAGTGCAggctgc
This region includes:
- the LOC133848494 gene encoding uncharacterized protein LOC133848494, translated to MSKRSSTNSKNHSASTHSLSYLNPHFNDARFLVAYKKAHASDSPEDVSTLASITRRDKFCKKCFLTVELCHYYAKRLEMPKEGVANLQSKDINVQPNGRKEKAEIKAEEGIEGGAEEHSKGAERGTQTDEEIGAHGGVEKGEEEGSEGGKEAEKKKKYRGIKIQLHSLIEVISKKQKI